The genome window GTTCCGCTCTAATCCTTCACCAAAGGATTAGGGCTGACCGAAGGGAGTAGGCGTGCATTCCGGTAGTATTGCTTAGAGCCTGCTAACTAGCTGTTCGTAAAAGCTCCACAGTTTTCGCTGTCATCAGAATCGAAAAAGCCAACCAGTGCCAACCTCGCAAGGTCTCAGCCAGCCGCTCATAGTCTCGCGCCAGCCTGCGAAACCGGGATGTCCAGGCAAACGAACGTTCCACCACCCAACGCTTCGGCAGCAGCACGAATCCTCGTTTGGCCCCTTCCACCTTGACCACACACAGGGCGATGCCTTCCGCCTCTGCCGCTTGTGCCGCTTCCTCCCCAGTGTAACCCTGATCCACAAAGGCCACTTCCACCTGCTCCCCCGTCACTTCCTGCACCTGTTGACTGAGGGCTCCCACCTGGGCCCGTTCCTGTTCACTGGCCGCCGTTACTACCAGGGCCAGCAGATGCCCCAGGGTATCTACCGCCAGGTGAACTTTGCTTCCCTTGCGTCGTTTGTACCCATCGTATCCGGCCCGCTCCCCACTTTGCGGGGTGGACTGTAGGGTGCGAGCATCGTAGATGGCAGCGCTGGGATGGGCGGCTTTGCCCTGGAGCATTCGCAGGGTCATGCGCAGGTCGTGTACCAGGTCTTCGAAGACCCCCCGGTTCATCCAGCGGTAGGCTTGCGCCTGAACGATATGGGGGGGTGGGAAGTCGTGGGGCAGGTAGTCCCACTGAGCACCGGTTCGAACCATCCAGCGCAGGGCGTTGAACACTTCGCGCAGGTCGTACTTGCGCTGGGGTGCTTCCAGCGGGGCGAGGGTCAAATAGGGCAGCACCAGAGCCCATTCCTCATCACGGACGTCCGATGGGTAAGCACGGCGGTTCATGCTCTAAACATAACTGCAGTGC of Meiothermus sp. contains these proteins:
- a CDS encoding IS5 family transposase; translation: MNRRAYPSDVRDEEWALVLPYLTLAPLEAPQRKYDLREVFNALRWMVRTGAQWDYLPHDFPPPHIVQAQAYRWMNRGVFEDLVHDLRMTLRMLQGKAAHPSAAIYDARTLQSTPQSGERAGYDGYKRRKGSKVHLAVDTLGHLLALVVTAASEQERAQVGALSQQVQEVTGEQVEVAFVDQGYTGEEAAQAAEAEGIALCVVKVEGAKRGFVLLPKRWVVERSFAWTSRFRRLARDYERLAETLRGWHWLAFSILMTAKTVELLRTAS